AGGTTGCTTATCAACGCTCATATCTGACAAAAATAAAGCTTCCTTACTTTATATTTGAAGTATccttaaaaagttttcaaaaaattttcaaaaaatttaaaaatgaaacaaaaaaaaactgtattcaTAGAATGGCTTACTACTGCcaacttttataagtttattaaaggtggcaatttaacattaaaaatttttaaacaaaaaaaagttcaccATAACTTTTAATAGATTCCTGTGAATATATTggattgccaaaaaaaaaattttcagtagTAGTAAAATATGTAACTATCAAAAAATGATGGAATATCATGATATATGAGAGGaatttgttcttttttctggaaatattaaactttttttccttaaaaatgaaaacccCAAAATAATCCAAAACGCCCTTATGTTACCTTTTGCTACTTGCGCATGAATATACATTAggaatgccaaaaaaaaaaatttttggtcaCGCTTTAAAAACCTattctatacataaaaataagcaaaaatatgAATTTTCATTGTTCTATCTCAATTCTAGGTGCCAGAAGATGAAATCAAGATTTTACGAAAATACGCAAAGTATGATGAAATTACATGAAGGATGGCAAAATAACAAGATTGCACCATTTTGTGTTTAGTTTAAGATTACAATCACTACATGACATATCTATTATAaactgttaataattttttattaacatggCCTGTAAGAAGCAAAAAGGAACAAGGAACTTGGTGTGCAAAAGTAAGACATAACtgtaaaacataaacatttttattcctAGATTAAAGAggactaaataattattttttcaggtgcaataaatgttaaataaataaaatattttttaaaaatctaaattaggTAGAGATTTTTGTGACCTTGAGACGCAATCAGACTGCTTGATTAGACAAATAGTCAACATTTGGACCAAAGCAGGATTTCAAGCATACATCATTTCAGAATATTCAATTCTTGACAAACTTCAAGCTCTACACAAGAAGtatcaacttttgaaaaaacgtGTTACCCTGAAAGATACCAAAGATACTAGAGAAAATATTAAGAATGAATTCATTTCAACAATGGAACAGTTGTTTGACATAGGCAAAGATAACTTAGAGCAACTGATGAGAAGTGACAAAATAACACCAAGAACACAAGCTGCTATTGAAGAAGACCTAAATTTCTATCTAGACCAGCAAACAGACAGGTAAGAGTATCAATTATATTGTAGCCTTTTTGTAAATTTCTCTATATTAATCAAATTGTTAGTAGCGCAGCTACTTTATGTAGGGCTTTCAGTCTGTCTGTCTTTCAGCTATCCATCTGTCTGTCCATCAGAGTAAGTTATTGCATTCTAatgttatacatttttgttttaggaaGTGGTTTATTTCTAAGCCAGATAAAGAGCTAGCTACCATCATTGAGAAATGACTAGAAAGGTATAAAAGACAAGAACAAATGAGAATGAAGTACCTAGAGGAGAAAGAAAGATGTAAATCAGCTCCCCCACCACTTGATGAAAGTGATGAAAACTTGACGCCAACTAAGAAAAGGTAAAACAAGTGtcataattactttaaaactgttaaaaaacttacttcttaaaaatgaaatcctaacttatttatgtaaatattttagatacaaGTCTGGTCCAGCCAATTTGGATATGTTTGACTCAACTTTGACAGATCCAGATTTTGCTGTAGAAAAAGACTCATTCGAAGGTAGTGATAATGACTTTGAATATAGTGCTGCTCATAATAAAACCTCAGATGGGCATTTCTAAATCTAGTATTTCAAGAGAAAGTGCGAAAGTAATTGAACATCAAGGTAATTTTTAAAGGGACACCTAAAGAAAAAGTCTTTTATGCCAACTTTTTGCCagtcaaaattaagttttttttttcaaatcaaaaagtttttcttcagATGCCATATTTCTTATCCCTGATTTTCTAATGAAAGTCTATTATAAATGAAAGTTATGATTAAAATCTTACTATACCTTTAAAGAGTGGAAtatttacctaaaaataaaccatcataacaataatatattgtgttaaaaatgttctttatttaggCAATACCATCAGAGAAAATTACAGAGAAACAATGGCTGGAAAACATCTTGTTCTCCACTTTGATGGCAAGCTGTTAAAACATTTAGATGAAAATACCTTGCAATCTGTTGTAAGAGATAGAGTTGCTGTCAGTGTTACTAGTCCTGAATTTGAGAATAAAAACGATCTCTTACTTGGTGTTTTACCTGCAGAGTCTGGCAAAGCTGTTGATGAAACAGAAATTATTCACAACTTACTTGAGCCCTTTGAAATATGCAATGAAATTTTCGCAATTGTTGCAGATACTACCAATGTTAACACAGGAGCCCATGGAGGAATTATAACCAGGTTGTGCTATATTTTGGGAAAACCTGTTCTCTG
This Hydra vulgaris chromosome 04, alternate assembly HydraT2T_AEP DNA region includes the following protein-coding sequences:
- the LOC136078921 gene encoding uncharacterized protein LOC136078921; the protein is MACKKQKGTRNLVCKSRDFCDLETQSDCLIRQIVNIWTKAGFQAYIISEYSILDKLQALHKKYQLLKKRVTLKDTKDTRENIKNEFISTMEQLFDIGKDNLEQLMRSDKITPRTQAAIEEDLNFYLDQQTDRKWFISKPDKELATIIEK